The sequence below is a genomic window from Ignavibacteriota bacterium.
CTAGACTTTCTACAAAAATTTTACTCTCTTGTACTCAAATATATTTACGACCTAATCACCCTATACAATTTACTCTTTCGATTTCATCAACATCAGCCGAAGCGTAATCCCTACTGCAACGACAAGCATAATAATTTTTGCCGTGGTATCTTGAGGTAAAGATTCCATAATCATATCACCCTCTTGCAAACTGTATAAGCAATCTATAATCATTGTCATCTGCTTCTTTCAATGCCTGTAAATATTTCTTTCGTGCTTCGCCTTGTTTGTCAAGACTCCTGCTGCCCCATGAAAAATGCTGTTGACCAAGTCCATGGCTCACTAAAATGTCCGCTATCAAACGTGAGTGTCTGCCGTTGCCGTTTGCAAATGGATGAATTCTCACTATCCGGTGACTAAAGCGTACCGCTATCTCGTCCCCGTGAAACACTGTGTTGGTAATCCAGAACCGACAATCTTCAAGCAATTTTTTTAGTTCTACTCCAATGAGAAACTTATCTACACCGATATTTTTATTTGACGTTCTGAATTGACCCGCCCACATCCAAACATCGTCAAACATTCTTCGATGTAATTCTTTCACAAACTCCTCGGTTAAAATTTTTTTAACAGAGAATTTTTTCCTCAAAGACCACTCTATTGCTTTCTCTACATTGAGCTGTTCGAATTCATCAAGTTCGGCGCGTGTTGAAATAGTTTTGATGAGCAATTCTTCTTTCTCATCTTCATCTATTGGCGTTTGACCTTCAATGTCAAAAAGATCTAATCCCATAAATACTTAGGCATTTCCTCCTTAATTTCTTCCGCTCGTTGTTGAATGGCTTTCTCAAGCCGTTCTTTCCTGTTTTCCTGCGCTTCAAGACTCATGGACTGAGATGTTCTTAAAACAATCTCGCGTGCAATTTGATACGCTCGTTTTTCTATGATTACTTCGATTGATTTTTCCCGGGGAATAAAACCATAGACAAATTGAAGATTCAGCGCTTCAGCAACTTCCATAAGTTTCTTTATAGTAATGTTTTTGTTCGCTTCCCGCTCTTCAATCTCTTTTACGCTTTGTGTTGTCTTCCTAAGTTTTTTCGCGAGCTGCGTGAGCGACATATTCAAAGCGGTTCGTATTGAATAAATCCAGCCCTTTGTTGGAATCTCAAATTCGCTTAACGCCGTGATTTTTTCAAACTTTCTGTCAAGTTGTCCAATAAGTATTTTTCTGTTTTGATTTTTCATAAGGATAAATCCATAATCTTGCAGACACAAAATAAGGATATAGCCTTAAAAACACAAGTAGTAATTAAGGATATATCCTTAGAACCG
It includes:
- a CDS encoding mobile mystery protein B produces the protein MGLDLFDIEGQTPIDEDEKEELLIKTISTRAELDEFEQLNVEKAIEWSLRKKFSVKKILTEEFVKELHRRMFDDVWMWAGQFRTSNKNIGVDKFLIGVELKKLLEDCRFWITNTVFHGDEIAVRFSHRIVRIHPFANGNGRHSRLIADILVSHGLGQQHFSWGSRSLDKQGEARKKYLQALKEADDNDYRLLIQFARG
- a CDS encoding mobile mystery protein A, with amino-acid sequence MKNQNRKILIGQLDRKFEKITALSEFEIPTKGWIYSIRTALNMSLTQLAKKLRKTTQSVKEIEEREANKNITIKKLMEVAEALNLQFVYGFIPREKSIEVIIEKRAYQIAREIVLRTSQSMSLEAQENRKERLEKAIQQRAEEIKEEMPKYLWD